Proteins encoded within one genomic window of Acidimicrobiales bacterium:
- the lpdA gene encoding dihydrolipoyl dehydrogenase, producing the protein MSEHFDVVVIGGGPAGYAAALYGASAGLNIAVVEKEKVGGTCLHRGCIPAKEYLETATVYRTVSHAKDFGIVSDQPTVEFATSQQRKQKVVDQLWKGLQGLMKQRKITTFLGTGRLDADGVVRVVDGDAAGTELHGDSVLLASGSVPRTLPGFDIDGKYVLTSDEVLMLDTLPSSAVVVGGGAIGCEFASSMSDLGVQVTVLEFLPQILTGVDKDAADVVARSFKKRGIDVRTGVEVKGHQPTADGKQTTVTFGEGETVTADIVVMSVGRRPLSDGLLGEGSPVAVDERGFVKVDPWMRTNVANVYALGDLIAVDGVRVHPQLAHVGFAEGMLAIKVILGEPAMPVDYSKVPMCIYTYPEVAYAGLTEQAARDAGYDVAVSKHRYVGNGRALIIGDADGLVKVIAAKDASGKAGTILGVHMVGPWVTEQLGQAYLSVNWEATVDEVSAFIQPHPSLSELFGETVIALTGRGLHG; encoded by the coding sequence GTGAGCGAACACTTCGACGTCGTCGTCATCGGCGGCGGCCCCGCCGGATACGCCGCCGCGCTCTACGGCGCCAGCGCCGGACTCAACATCGCCGTGGTCGAGAAGGAAAAGGTCGGGGGCACGTGCCTGCACCGAGGTTGCATCCCCGCCAAGGAGTATCTCGAGACGGCCACCGTCTACCGGACGGTGAGTCACGCCAAGGACTTCGGGATCGTCTCGGACCAGCCGACCGTCGAGTTCGCCACTAGCCAGCAGCGCAAGCAGAAGGTCGTCGACCAGCTCTGGAAGGGCCTCCAAGGCCTGATGAAGCAGCGCAAGATCACGACGTTCCTCGGCACCGGGCGCCTCGACGCCGACGGCGTCGTGCGCGTGGTCGACGGCGACGCCGCCGGCACCGAGCTGCACGGCGACAGCGTGCTGCTGGCGTCCGGTTCGGTGCCGCGCACGCTGCCGGGCTTCGACATCGACGGCAAGTACGTGCTCACCTCCGACGAGGTGTTGATGCTCGACACGCTGCCGTCGAGCGCGGTCGTCGTCGGGGGCGGCGCCATCGGCTGCGAGTTCGCCTCGTCGATGAGCGACCTCGGCGTGCAGGTGACGGTCCTCGAGTTCCTGCCCCAGATCCTCACCGGCGTCGACAAGGACGCCGCCGACGTCGTCGCCCGCTCGTTCAAGAAGCGCGGCATCGACGTGCGCACCGGCGTCGAGGTGAAGGGCCATCAGCCCACGGCTGACGGCAAGCAGACCACGGTCACCTTCGGCGAAGGCGAGACGGTCACCGCCGACATCGTCGTGATGTCGGTCGGCCGCCGCCCCCTGTCCGACGGGTTGCTGGGCGAAGGCTCGCCCGTCGCCGTCGACGAACGCGGCTTCGTGAAGGTCGACCCCTGGATGCGCACCAACGTGGCCAACGTCTACGCGCTCGGCGACCTCATCGCCGTCGACGGCGTGCGCGTCCACCCGCAGCTGGCCCACGTCGGCTTCGCCGAAGGCATGCTCGCCATCAAGGTCATCCTCGGCGAGCCGGCGATGCCCGTCGACTACTCGAAGGTGCCGATGTGCATCTACACCTATCCCGAGGTCGCCTACGCCGGGCTCACCGAACAGGCGGCGCGTGACGCCGGCTACGACGTCGCCGTGTCGAAGCACCGCTACGTCGGCAACGGCCGGGCGCTGATCATCGGCGACGCCGATGGCCTGGTGAAGGTCATCGCCGCCAAGGACGCGAGCGGCAAGGCGGGCACGATCCTGGGTGTGCACATGGTCGGGCCATGGGTGACCGAGCAGCTGGGCCAGGCCTACCTGTCGGTGAACTGGGAAGCAACCGTTGACGAGGTGAGCGCGTTCATCCAACCGCACCCGAGCCTGTCCGAGCTGTTCGGGGAGACGGTGATCGCTCTGACCGGAAGAGGACTCCATGGCTGA
- a CDS encoding ribonuclease H: MKTVYTDGACSGNPGPGGWAWVDVDGPFASGCENPSTNQRMEVMAVLEALRHYDAGPVTIMSDSTYVVNCFRDKWWDGWKRRGWLNAAKKPVANRDLWEPLIELYLSRRDEIAFKWVKGHGRDPMNARADELAVAASLSQRGSVAPEKPDEVVAVEPVEGDVADPVQRLFELP; encoded by the coding sequence ATGAAGACTGTGTATACCGACGGCGCGTGCAGCGGGAACCCGGGACCCGGGGGCTGGGCGTGGGTCGACGTGGACGGCCCGTTCGCGTCGGGATGCGAGAACCCGTCGACCAACCAACGCATGGAGGTCATGGCCGTGCTCGAGGCCCTGCGGCATTATGACGCCGGCCCCGTCACGATCATGAGCGACTCGACCTACGTCGTGAACTGCTTCCGCGACAAGTGGTGGGACGGGTGGAAGCGGCGCGGTTGGCTCAACGCCGCGAAGAAGCCGGTAGCGAACCGCGACCTGTGGGAACCGCTGATCGAGCTGTACCTGTCGCGGCGCGACGAGATCGCGTTCAAGTGGGTGAAGGGTCACGGCCGCGACCCGATGAACGCGCGCGCCGACGAGCTCGCGGTGGCGGCATCGTTGAGCCAGCGCGGGAGTGTGGCGCCCGAGAAGCCCGACGAAGTTGTCGCAGTAGAACCGGTCGAGGGCGACGTCGCTGATCCCGTCCAGCGTCTCTTCGAACTTCCTTAG
- a CDS encoding SDR family NAD(P)-dependent oxidoreductase: MDLQGASAIVTGGASGLGEATVRRLHQAGVAVTILDRNADAGQALAKELGGGANFAAADVTKYEECAAGVEQAAAAGALRVCVNCAGLGIGVRTINKDNSPHDPASFNFVIGINLIGTFNVMTLAASKIAQTDPTPGGDRGVIVNTASVAAFDGQIGQLAYSASKGGVVGMTLPAARDLSAVGIRVNTIAPGLMDTPLLAMLPEPARKSLGDSVLYPKRLGVPDEYAALVMAIIDNGYLNGETIRLDGGIRMQPK; encoded by the coding sequence ATGGATCTCCAGGGAGCATCAGCAATTGTCACGGGCGGCGCGTCGGGTCTCGGCGAGGCGACGGTGCGTCGTCTGCATCAGGCGGGCGTCGCCGTAACCATCCTCGACCGCAACGCCGATGCCGGCCAGGCGCTGGCCAAGGAGCTCGGCGGCGGGGCGAACTTCGCGGCGGCCGACGTGACGAAGTACGAGGAGTGCGCGGCGGGCGTCGAGCAGGCAGCGGCGGCGGGTGCGCTGCGGGTCTGCGTCAACTGCGCCGGTCTCGGCATCGGCGTGCGCACGATCAACAAGGACAACTCGCCCCACGACCCGGCGTCGTTCAACTTCGTCATCGGCATCAACTTGATCGGCACGTTCAACGTGATGACGCTCGCCGCGTCCAAGATCGCCCAGACCGACCCGACGCCCGGCGGCGATCGCGGGGTCATCGTCAACACGGCGTCGGTGGCGGCCTTCGACGGCCAGATCGGCCAGCTCGCCTACTCGGCGTCGAAGGGCGGCGTCGTCGGGATGACGTTGCCTGCGGCGCGCGACCTGTCCGCCGTCGGCATTCGCGTGAACACGATTGCGCCCGGCCTGATGGACACGCCGCTGCTGGCGATGCTGCCGGAGCCGGCGCGCAAGTCGCTCGGCGACAGCGTGCTGTATCCGAAGCGTCTCGGCGTGCCCGACGAGTACGCGGCCCTCGTCATGGCGATTATCGACAACGGCTACCTCAACGGCGAGACGATCCGCCTCGACGGCGGCATCCGCATGCAGCCGAAATAG
- the thiE gene encoding thiamine phosphate synthase yields the protein MADHGLGDRHLYLCTADRPDLVAFVDACIRGGVDIVQLRDKDADARTIIERATLARSVCRDHGVPFILNDRADLALDCDADGVHVGQQDAPPALVRRIVGADKIVGLSTRGGEQLAAAHDEPIDYASVGPVHATATHPERAPVGLDTLRAAAATASLPFVVTGNVNPDTVGPMLAAGATRFVVVRWLTEASDPYAAALRLRAAIDAGLRGAAAPAGA from the coding sequence GTGGCTGACCACGGGCTGGGCGACCGCCACCTCTACCTGTGCACAGCCGATCGGCCCGATCTGGTTGCGTTCGTCGACGCCTGCATCCGCGGCGGCGTCGACATCGTGCAGCTGCGCGACAAGGACGCCGACGCCCGCACGATCATCGAGCGCGCCACCCTCGCGCGCTCCGTGTGCCGCGACCACGGTGTGCCGTTCATCCTCAACGACCGCGCCGACCTAGCGCTCGACTGCGACGCCGACGGCGTGCACGTCGGCCAACAGGATGCGCCGCCCGCGCTGGTGCGCCGCATCGTCGGCGCCGACAAGATCGTCGGTCTCTCGACGCGTGGGGGCGAGCAGTTGGCCGCGGCGCACGACGAGCCGATCGACTACGCGTCGGTCGGGCCGGTGCACGCCACGGCCACCCACCCCGAGCGCGCGCCGGTCGGCCTCGACACACTGCGCGCGGCAGCGGCGACTGCGTCGCTGCCCTTCGTCGTCACCGGGAACGTCAATCCCGACACCGTCGGCCCGATGCTCGCCGCCGGTGCCACGCGCTTCGTCGTGGTGCGGTGGTTGACCGAGGCGAGCGACCCCTACGCCGCGGCGCTACGGCTCCGCGCCGCGATCGACGCCGGGCTACGCGGTGCGGCGGCGCCAGCCGGTGCGTAG
- a CDS encoding thiazole synthase, with protein MDELVIAGRAFGSRLFLGTGKFPSNAALRAAIDASGSEMVTVALRRADPTADDDIVDAIPPSVLLLTNTSGAMNADEAVRIARLARAAGYPDWIKLELTPEPRYLLPDGVETLSAAEKLVADGFTVLPYVNADPVLCKRLEEVGCATVMPLGSWIGSNQGLRTRGALEIIIEQARVPVVVDAGLGAPSHAAEAMEIGADAVLVNTAIGTAADPALMATAFRDAVVAGRTGYLAGLAPARRVAEASSPLTGFLDS; from the coding sequence ATGGACGAATTGGTTATTGCCGGGCGCGCGTTTGGTTCGCGTCTCTTCCTCGGGACGGGCAAGTTCCCGTCGAACGCCGCCCTGCGCGCCGCCATCGACGCGTCGGGCAGCGAGATGGTCACCGTGGCGCTGCGCCGCGCCGACCCGACCGCCGACGACGACATCGTCGACGCCATCCCGCCGTCTGTCTTGTTGCTGACCAACACCTCCGGCGCCATGAACGCGGACGAGGCCGTGCGCATCGCCCGCCTGGCGCGCGCCGCCGGCTATCCCGACTGGATCAAGCTCGAGTTGACTCCCGAGCCGCGCTACCTGCTGCCCGACGGCGTCGAGACGCTGTCGGCCGCCGAGAAGCTCGTGGCCGACGGCTTCACCGTGCTCCCCTACGTCAACGCCGATCCGGTGCTCTGCAAGCGCCTCGAAGAGGTGGGCTGCGCCACCGTGATGCCGCTCGGGTCCTGGATCGGCTCGAACCAGGGGCTGCGGACGCGGGGCGCGCTCGAGATCATCATCGAGCAGGCACGCGTCCCCGTTGTCGTCGACGCCGGTCTCGGCGCACCGAGCCACGCGGCGGAGGCGATGGAGATCGGCGCCGACGCCGTGCTCGTCAACACCGCCATCGGCACCGCCGCCGACCCGGCGCTCATGGCTACCGCGTTCCGCGACGCAGTGGTCGCGGGCCGCACCGGTTATCTGGCCGGCCTGGCGCCGGCGCGACGCGTCGCCGAGGCGTCGTCACCCCTGACCGGTTTTCTCGACTCGTGA
- the thiS gene encoding sulfur carrier protein ThiS codes for MLDLLAQLGWAKRTVAVEHNGNALLRGEHASVALGDGDVVEIVKAVAGG; via the coding sequence GTGCTCGACTTGCTGGCGCAGCTCGGTTGGGCCAAACGCACCGTTGCCGTCGAGCACAACGGCAACGCCCTGCTCCGCGGCGAGCACGCGTCGGTAGCCCTGGGCGACGGCGACGTCGTCGAGATCGTGAAGGCCGTCGCCGGTGGCTGA
- the thiH gene encoding 2-iminoacetate synthase ThiH: MDLVSRPREVPVDSAAADLLATDLDAARAFVDHAADADVTRALSRGRHRDLHDFAALLSAPAALRLEELAVAARDATLQRFGRARSLFAPLYVSNECVSVCTYCGFSAGNDVARRTLSLAEVRAECAALAERGFRHVLLVAGEHARIVSKDYLVDCVGAAAETMASVAVEVQVWDEPTYVRLVNAGADGVVVYQETYDRHTYAQVHRLGKKRNYEWRLAAPDRAAAAGARKLGIGALLGLHGDWRAEALAVAAHGRALTRRWWRAEVSVSVPRLRPAAGGYEPADPVDDRAFTQLICALRLFLPDAGITLSTREPAVLRDALVPLGVTTLSAGSHTEPGGYAAESDAEPQFEISDTRSPAEVAAALRGRGYDPVWKDWTRL; the protein is encoded by the coding sequence GTGGATCTGGTCTCACGGCCGCGCGAAGTGCCGGTCGACTCAGCGGCGGCCGATCTGCTCGCCACCGACCTCGACGCAGCGCGCGCCTTCGTCGACCACGCCGCCGACGCCGACGTCACCCGCGCGCTGTCGCGTGGCCGCCACCGCGACCTGCACGACTTCGCGGCGCTGCTGTCGGCGCCCGCCGCGCTCCGACTCGAAGAACTCGCGGTCGCAGCACGCGACGCGACGCTGCAGCGCTTCGGCCGCGCCCGCTCGCTGTTCGCCCCGCTGTACGTGTCGAACGAATGCGTGTCGGTGTGCACCTACTGCGGCTTCTCGGCGGGCAACGACGTGGCGCGCCGCACGCTCTCGCTCGCCGAGGTGCGCGCCGAGTGCGCTGCGCTGGCGGAGCGCGGGTTCCGGCACGTGCTGCTCGTCGCCGGCGAGCACGCCCGCATCGTGAGCAAGGACTACCTCGTCGACTGCGTCGGCGCCGCGGCCGAGACGATGGCGAGCGTGGCGGTCGAGGTGCAGGTGTGGGACGAACCCACCTATGTGCGCCTCGTCAACGCCGGCGCCGACGGCGTCGTCGTGTACCAGGAGACCTACGACCGCCACACGTACGCGCAGGTGCACCGGCTCGGCAAGAAGCGCAACTACGAGTGGCGCCTCGCCGCCCCGGACCGGGCAGCCGCCGCCGGCGCCCGCAAGCTCGGCATCGGCGCCCTTCTCGGACTGCACGGCGACTGGCGCGCCGAAGCGCTGGCCGTCGCCGCCCACGGGCGCGCCCTGACACGCCGGTGGTGGCGCGCCGAAGTCTCGGTGTCAGTGCCGCGGCTGCGTCCCGCGGCGGGCGGCTACGAACCGGCCGACCCGGTCGACGACCGCGCCTTCACCCAACTGATCTGCGCGCTGCGGCTGTTCCTGCCCGACGCCGGCATCACGCTGTCGACGCGCGAGCCCGCCGTGCTGCGCGACGCCCTCGTCCCACTCGGCGTCACCACGCTCTCGGCCGGCTCACACACCGAACCGGGGGGCTACGCGGCGGAGTCCGACGCCGAGCCGCAGTTCGAGATCAGCGATACCCGCTCGCCCGCGGAGGTCGCCGCCGCCCTGCGCGGCCGCGGCTACGACCCCGTGTGGAAGGACTGGACCCGCCTGTAG
- a CDS encoding phosphotransferase, whose protein sequence is MPEGHELASARSNVVRVGDVVHRAAGPWSASVQALLRHLEAAGFAGAPRVVGTGFDDAGRETLTFIPGDFVHPHPWSDEGIAAVGALLRELHEASRSFTPPPDAAWQPWFTRDASSAVFGHGDVGPWNIVARDGVPVALIDWEFAGPVDRLDEVAHGAWLNCQLHDEIVAARNDLPSPEERARQLRLFADGYGLDAGERAGLVSRMIDFAVRDAANEIDEPGALKMAKRPTGPDDAGWGVAWRVRSAHWLVRHRELLTAALR, encoded by the coding sequence ATGCCCGAAGGCCACGAGCTGGCGAGCGCCCGCAGCAACGTCGTGCGCGTCGGCGACGTCGTCCACCGGGCGGCGGGGCCATGGTCGGCGTCGGTGCAGGCATTGCTCCGTCACTTGGAAGCCGCCGGGTTTGCCGGCGCACCGCGTGTCGTCGGCACCGGCTTCGACGACGCCGGCCGCGAAACGCTCACGTTCATTCCCGGTGATTTCGTCCACCCGCACCCGTGGTCCGACGAGGGCATCGCAGCGGTCGGCGCTCTCCTGCGCGAGCTGCACGAGGCGTCGCGGTCGTTCACTCCGCCGCCCGATGCGGCGTGGCAGCCGTGGTTCACGCGCGACGCGTCGTCCGCGGTGTTCGGCCACGGCGACGTCGGGCCGTGGAACATCGTGGCCCGCGACGGCGTGCCCGTCGCCCTCATCGACTGGGAGTTCGCCGGCCCCGTCGACCGACTCGACGAGGTCGCCCATGGCGCCTGGCTCAACTGCCAGCTCCACGACGAGATCGTCGCGGCGCGCAATGACCTGCCGTCGCCCGAGGAGCGCGCCCGCCAACTTCGGTTGTTCGCCGACGGGTACGGGCTCGATGCCGGCGAACGCGCCGGTCTGGTCAGCCGCATGATCGACTTCGCCGTGCGCGACGCCGCCAACGAGATCGACGAGCCGGGCGCGCTCAAGATGGCGAAACGCCCGACGGGACCCGACGATGCCGGCTGGGGCGTCGCCTGGCGCGTCCGGTCGGCCCATTGGTTGGTGCGTCACCGCGAGCTGCTAACAGCCGCGCTCCGCTAA
- a CDS encoding HhH-GPD-type base excision DNA repair protein: MAATRLRITGNDEADALNATNPLALLISMVLDQQIPLEWAFLGPYTLTQRLGTNLDVAKLAAMDENTLVTIFCDRPALHRYPAAMARRVHELCNLIADEYDGEPEAIWTTAADGKELFKRVKALPGFGEMKARIFVALLAKQFGVKPAGWEDQAKDYGKPDTFLSVADIVDDASLSKVRAFKAEKKAAAKAAAAKTS, translated from the coding sequence ATGGCGGCGACGAGGTTGCGCATCACCGGCAACGACGAGGCTGACGCGCTCAACGCCACCAATCCGCTTGCCTTGCTCATCTCGATGGTGCTCGACCAGCAGATCCCGCTGGAGTGGGCGTTCCTCGGCCCCTACACGCTGACGCAGCGGCTGGGGACCAACCTCGACGTGGCGAAGTTGGCGGCGATGGACGAGAACACGCTCGTCACGATCTTTTGTGACCGGCCGGCGCTGCACCGCTACCCCGCGGCGATGGCGCGGCGCGTGCACGAACTGTGCAATCTCATCGCCGACGAGTACGACGGCGAGCCCGAGGCGATCTGGACGACGGCGGCCGACGGCAAAGAGCTGTTCAAGCGCGTGAAGGCACTGCCCGGCTTCGGCGAGATGAAGGCTCGCATCTTCGTGGCCCTGCTGGCCAAGCAGTTCGGTGTGAAGCCCGCCGGCTGGGAAGACCAGGCGAAGGACTACGGCAAACCCGACACCTTTCTGTCGGTAGCCGACATCGTCGACGACGCGAGCCTGAGCAAAGTGCGCGCCTTCAAGGCCGAGAAGAAGGCGGCGGCCAAAGCGGCGGCCGCCAAGACGTCCTGA
- the aceE gene encoding pyruvate dehydrogenase (acetyl-transferring), homodimeric type yields the protein MIFDGYSHQLPDTDPSETKEWIDSFDAIVDAEGKNRARFLLMKLLERAREAGVGFPATVSTPYINTIPRDAEPWFPGDEFIERRIRAFIRWNAAVMVTRANTRSEGIGGHLSTFASSASLYEVGFNHFFRGKDDGQFGDQVYFQGHAAPGIYARAYLEGRLTESQLDHFRMEVGGGGLSSYPHPRLMPDFWEFPTVSMGLGPLQAIYQARFNRYLLNREIADTSRAKVWCFVGDGECDEPETLGALSLAAREGLDNLIFVVNCNLQRLDGPVRGNGKIIQELEAVFRGAGWNVIKVIWGSKWDELLARDTDGVLLNQMNTTVDGAFQKYSVSDGAYIREHFFGPDPRLRKIVEHLSDAEIHALPRGGHDYRKLYAAYKAAVEHAGAPTVILAKTIKGWTLGPEIESRNATHQIKKMTKAQLLAMRDTLYLQEEIPEKALDDKLPPYYRPADGSEIHEYLMTRRKALAGSLPRRLPRVKLRELPAPAAFKEFHDGSKSQAVSTTMAFARLIRNLLRDPAIGKRVVPIVPDEARTFGMDALFKEFEIYAPFGQQYDPVDKELLLSYTEANDGQLLEEGITEAGSMCSFIASGTAATTWGAPMIPFFIFYSMFGFQRVGDLTWAAGDIGARGFMLGATAGRTTLNGEGLQHEDGHSLVLASTVPNVAAYDPAFAYEVAEIIQDGIARMYGPEDRDEFFYITLYNENYVMPAMPPDIGDGIRRGLYRFEAAPAGPSRRATILFSGSASQAALAARDALAADYDVAAEVWSATSYKALREDALAVERDNRLHPSREPQRPFVTVALADSEGPIVAVTDFMKSVPDQVARWVPRSYTTLGTDGFGRSDTREALRRHFETDTGHIVVAVLSALAAAGEADPEEVEKAIARYEINADAPDPRTT from the coding sequence GTGATCTTCGACGGGTACAGCCATCAGCTTCCCGATACCGACCCCTCCGAAACCAAGGAGTGGATCGACAGCTTCGACGCCATCGTCGACGCCGAGGGCAAGAACCGCGCCCGCTTCCTCCTCATGAAGTTGCTCGAGCGCGCCCGCGAAGCCGGCGTCGGCTTCCCGGCCACCGTCTCGACGCCCTACATCAATACGATCCCCCGCGACGCGGAGCCATGGTTCCCCGGCGACGAGTTCATCGAACGCCGCATCCGCGCCTTCATTCGCTGGAACGCCGCGGTCATGGTGACCCGGGCCAACACCCGCAGCGAGGGCATCGGCGGGCACCTGTCGACCTTCGCGTCCTCCGCGTCGCTCTACGAGGTCGGCTTCAACCACTTCTTCCGCGGCAAGGACGACGGCCAGTTCGGCGACCAGGTGTACTTCCAGGGCCACGCCGCGCCCGGCATCTACGCCCGCGCCTACCTCGAAGGGCGACTCACCGAGTCCCAGCTCGACCACTTCCGCATGGAAGTCGGTGGCGGCGGACTCTCGTCGTATCCTCACCCGCGCCTGATGCCCGACTTCTGGGAGTTCCCCACGGTGTCGATGGGCCTCGGCCCGCTCCAGGCGATCTACCAGGCGCGGTTCAACCGTTACCTGCTCAACCGCGAGATCGCCGATACCAGCCGCGCCAAGGTGTGGTGCTTCGTGGGCGACGGCGAGTGCGACGAACCCGAAACGCTCGGTGCGCTGTCGCTCGCCGCGCGCGAGGGCCTCGACAACCTCATCTTCGTCGTCAACTGCAACCTGCAACGCCTCGACGGGCCCGTGCGCGGCAACGGCAAGATCATCCAGGAACTCGAAGCGGTCTTCCGCGGCGCGGGCTGGAACGTGATCAAGGTCATCTGGGGCTCCAAGTGGGACGAGCTGCTCGCCCGCGACACCGACGGCGTGCTGCTCAACCAGATGAACACCACGGTCGACGGCGCGTTCCAGAAGTACTCGGTGTCCGACGGCGCCTACATCCGCGAGCACTTCTTCGGTCCCGACCCGCGCCTGCGCAAGATCGTCGAGCACCTCAGCGACGCCGAGATCCACGCCCTGCCCCGCGGCGGCCACGACTACCGCAAGCTGTACGCCGCGTACAAGGCGGCGGTCGAACACGCCGGCGCCCCCACGGTCATCCTCGCCAAGACCATCAAGGGCTGGACGCTCGGCCCCGAGATCGAGTCGCGCAACGCCACCCACCAGATCAAGAAGATGACCAAGGCGCAGTTGCTGGCGATGCGCGACACGCTGTACCTGCAGGAGGAGATCCCCGAGAAGGCACTCGACGACAAACTGCCGCCGTACTACCGGCCCGCCGACGGCTCCGAAATCCACGAGTACCTGATGACGCGGCGCAAGGCGCTCGCCGGCTCACTGCCGCGGCGCCTACCGCGGGTGAAGCTGCGCGAGCTGCCGGCGCCGGCGGCGTTCAAGGAATTCCACGACGGCTCCAAGAGCCAGGCCGTCTCGACGACGATGGCCTTCGCCCGCCTGATCCGCAATCTCCTGCGCGACCCGGCGATCGGCAAGCGCGTCGTGCCGATCGTGCCCGACGAAGCGCGCACGTTTGGCATGGACGCGTTGTTCAAGGAGTTCGAGATCTACGCTCCGTTCGGCCAGCAGTACGACCCCGTCGACAAGGAACTGCTCCTGTCCTACACGGAAGCGAACGACGGCCAGTTGCTCGAAGAAGGCATCACCGAGGCCGGCTCGATGTGCTCGTTCATCGCCTCGGGCACGGCGGCGACGACGTGGGGTGCGCCGATGATCCCGTTCTTCATCTTCTATTCGATGTTCGGGTTCCAGCGCGTCGGCGACCTCACGTGGGCGGCGGGCGACATCGGGGCGCGCGGCTTCATGCTCGGCGCCACCGCCGGGCGCACCACCCTCAACGGCGAAGGCCTCCAGCACGAGGACGGCCACTCCCTGGTGCTCGCCTCGACGGTGCCGAACGTCGCCGCCTACGACCCGGCGTTCGCCTACGAGGTCGCCGAGATCATCCAGGACGGCATCGCCCGCATGTACGGGCCCGAGGACCGCGACGAGTTCTTCTACATCACGCTCTACAACGAGAACTACGTGATGCCGGCGATGCCTCCCGACATCGGCGACGGCATACGGCGCGGGCTGTACCGCTTCGAGGCGGCACCGGCCGGACCGTCGCGCCGCGCCACCATCCTGTTCTCCGGTTCGGCGTCGCAGGCGGCGCTGGCGGCCCGCGACGCGCTGGCGGCCGACTACGACGTGGCCGCCGAGGTGTGGAGTGCCACGTCGTACAAGGCGTTGCGCGAGGACGCGCTGGCCGTCGAGCGCGACAACCGCCTGCACCCGTCGCGCGAGCCGCAGCGGCCCTTCGTCACCGTGGCGCTCGCAGACTCCGAAGGCCCGATCGTCGCTGTCACCGACTTCATGAAGTCGGTGCCCGACCAGGTCGCCCGCTGGGTGCCGCGTTCCTACACGACGCTCGGCACCGACGGCTTCGGTCGCTCGGACACCCGCGAGGCGTTGCGCCGCCACTTCGAAACCGACACCGGCCACATCGTCGTCGCCGTCCTGAGCGCACTGGCGGCCGCGGGCGAAGCCGACCCCGAGGAAGTCGAGAAGGCGATCGCCCGCTACGAGATCAACGCCGACGCGCCCGACCCCCGCACGACGTAG
- a CDS encoding YhjD/YihY/BrkB family envelope integrity protein → MNPIEKVVRGLDRRQQANRPLAFCFGVSKKFGDDRAGMLASLLAYDAFLAIFPLLLLLTTILGFVTDRNPGVRDAILHSALRDFPIVGSQLANSVHPLKGSVVAVVIGSAGLLWGSLGLSQAAQLAMAEVWNIPAVKRPGFFPRLARSVAFVVALGAGVALTTFVTALAAFTPGAIASRVVAQLGITVVNVGLVIVLFRVLTPEIATHDLVPGGVIAGIGWTLLQAIGTLLVGHTLKNASQLYGFFGSVLGLVSWLFLTAQLMLYAAEVNVVRTRKLWPRSIVQPPLTDADRKVLDAIAESERRRPEQLLRTGWRRRTA, encoded by the coding sequence GTGAACCCGATCGAGAAGGTCGTGCGCGGCCTCGATCGCCGCCAGCAGGCGAACCGCCCCCTGGCGTTCTGCTTCGGCGTGTCGAAGAAGTTCGGCGACGACCGCGCCGGGATGCTGGCGTCGCTGCTGGCCTACGACGCGTTCCTGGCGATCTTCCCGCTGCTGCTGTTGTTGACGACGATCCTCGGCTTCGTCACGGACCGCAATCCCGGCGTGCGCGACGCCATCCTGCACTCGGCGCTGCGCGACTTCCCGATCGTGGGCTCCCAACTGGCGAACTCCGTGCATCCGTTGAAGGGCAGTGTCGTCGCCGTTGTCATCGGCTCGGCGGGTCTGTTGTGGGGTTCGCTGGGTTTGAGTCAGGCGGCGCAGCTGGCGATGGCGGAGGTGTGGAACATCCCAGCGGTGAAGCGACCGGGCTTCTTCCCGCGGCTGGCCCGCAGCGTGGCCTTCGTCGTCGCCCTCGGTGCGGGCGTCGCCCTGACGACGTTCGTCACCGCGCTGGCGGCGTTCACGCCCGGGGCGATCGCGTCGCGGGTCGTCGCGCAGCTCGGCATCACCGTGGTGAACGTCGGCTTGGTCATCGTGTTGTTCCGGGTGCTGACGCCCGAGATCGCCACGCACGACCTCGTCCCCGGCGGGGTCATCGCCGGTATCGGCTGGACCCTTCTGCAGGCCATCGGCACGCTGCTGGTCGGCCACACGCTGAAGAACGCGTCGCAGCTCTACGGCTTCTTCGGCAGCGTGCTGGGCCTCGTCTCGTGGCTGTTCCTCACGGCGCAGCTGATGCTCTACGCCGCGGAAGTCAACGTCGTGCGCACCCGCAAGCTGTGGCCCCGCAGCATCGTGCAGCCGCCGCTGACCGATGCCGACCGCAAGGTGCTCGACGCCATCGCCGAGTCGGAACGCCGCCGGCCTGAGCAGTTGCTACGCACCGGCTGGCGCCGCCGCACCGCGTAG